CGACGCCTTCGAGGAAGCCGGGTCTGCTCTCCGTCCGGGATACTCCGTCATCGCAAAACTGGATAACGGTGAGGGGCTTCTCGACTTCATCGAGTTCGATCTCGAGACCGCGACCGATCTTGCCGGAGTCGATATGAAGAGCATGACCTACGCCATCGTCACAAAAGATGCGCTCTTCACGATCCCTTCCGGGGATCCCACGGTAACGCTAACCTGGCGGCAGCGCAGAGACGCCGACAGCCTTCTCGAGGCAGGGGAGATCGTCACGGTGAAACTGGGCGGGCTGGGACGCACGGGCATCGGGCGCGGGGATACGTTCACCCTCGCGATTACCGCCGCGGAAGGTGCGACGGCAACGCTTGCGAGAACGATTCCTGCCGGGATCGGGAAGAATGTCTACCTCGAACTCTTCTGATGCCGGGTTCACCGGGCTTGAGGCCGCGATCGTCCTCATCGCCTTCGTCATCGTTGCAGCCGTCTTTTCGTTCGTCGTCCTCCAGGCGGGTTTCCTGTCGGCACAGCAGGGCCAGTCGGTCATCCACGACGGCATCGGGCAGGCCGGGTCGAGCTGCACGGTGACCGGTATCGTTTACGGCATCGGCGCCACGCCCAATCGCATAGATGCGATCGTCATCCCCATCGGGCTTACGGCCGGCAGCAAGCCGATCGATATCACCACGGTCTCTATCCGTCTCGTCGGTTCCGGGCACCGGGAGACCGTTGCCCAGAATGTCCCCCTGGTCGATGTTTTCCCAAAATCCGGATTCTGGAGCGTCCAGCAACGGTTGAACGGTGACTCCGATATGATCCTCGAGGCAGGAGAACAGTTCGTCCTGAACATCTCGCCGTCAAACCTGAATGACTGCAAACCCTACAGATCGTTCGCCATCGAGATCAAACCTGCCGGAAGGGCCGCCCTCCGGGTGGAGCGGACGGTTCCCGGCAGCATCGAGAGGGTGACCCGCCTGGACTGACGGGTCACCCGGCAGAGAGGAGGTCGCGGTACCTGACCATCCCGACGGCCCCGGCGGCCCCCACCGCGGCAAGCACCAGGTAGTCCTCCTCCCCGCCCCCGGCCATCAGGACGCTCTCCGGGATGCCGGCCGCCCAGGCGTAGAGCGAGGCGATGGTAAGGGCCAGAAGGAGCGGGACGGCGACGCGGACGAGCGGGCGGGCGAACCGGGTAAGGTCCGGCCGGGAGTCCCGGTAGACGGCGAGGGCGATGCCTGCCGACGCGATGAGGAAGACCCACTCCGAGAGCGAGGAGGCCTCTGCAAGTATGGCGTTGCCGAAGTAATCGGTGGTATCGTAGGGCCGGTATGGGCCAAGGAGCGGGAAGTACCAGGTGACGGGTATCGCCCACATCGTGTCAATGACCTGGTGGGAGAATGCGCCCACCGCGACGGCAATGAGCCCGAACGATCCGCGCCGCTGCCTGAGGACGATGCCGAGAGCGAGGAGGAGTGCGAGGAAGAGCAGTCCGTGCGCGAATATCCGGCCGGAGTCGAGCGATCCCGCGAGCAGGATGTGGCCTACCGGTTTGTCGATCAGGTCGGGGAGGATGGCCCCGAAGGCGCAGAGACCGATGAGTCGC
This portion of the Methanoculleus caldifontis genome encodes:
- a CDS encoding metal-dependent hydrolase, whose protein sequence is MFAACHLLLGLIIGLALAGRLGDRRLIGLCAFGAILPDLIDKPVGHILLAGSLDSGRIFAHGLLFLALLLALGIVLRQRRGSFGLIAVAVGAFSHQVIDTMWAIPVTWYFPLLGPYRPYDTTDYFGNAILAEASSLSEWVFLIASAGIALAVYRDSRPDLTRFARPLVRVAVPLLLALTIASLYAWAAGIPESVLMAGGGEEDYLVLAAVGAAGAVGMVRYRDLLSAG
- a CDS encoding archaellin/type IV pilin N-terminal domain-containing protein; amino-acid sequence: MPREDRDEQALTGLEAGIVFIAFVVVASVFAYAVLGAGMATSQKSQKVMHDAFEEAGSALRPGYSVIAKLDNGEGLLDFIEFDLETATDLAGVDMKSMTYAIVTKDALFTIPSGDPTVTLTWRQRRDADSLLEAGEIVTVKLGGLGRTGIGRGDTFTLAITAAEGATATLARTIPAGIGKNVYLELF
- a CDS encoding archaellin/type IV pilin N-terminal domain-containing protein, translated to MSTSNSSDAGFTGLEAAIVLIAFVIVAAVFSFVVLQAGFLSAQQGQSVIHDGIGQAGSSCTVTGIVYGIGATPNRIDAIVIPIGLTAGSKPIDITTVSIRLVGSGHRETVAQNVPLVDVFPKSGFWSVQQRLNGDSDMILEAGEQFVLNISPSNLNDCKPYRSFAIEIKPAGRAALRVERTVPGSIERVTRLD